The following proteins are encoded in a genomic region of Enterocloster clostridioformis:
- a CDS encoding BMP family lipoprotein, whose amino-acid sequence MKKRFLAMTMAAVLGLSLVGCGSSGTGAKAESNGGSSQTAAEGSGEAADSEGKSPIKVAVVYSGNLGDKSYNDSCNAGAQQAAKDFGVEVKNLEGTTADEWEANLLACCEGGYDLVICSNSNFQEYLEKYKDSYPDVKFAIIDTTVKGPNVVSISFAQNQGSFLAGAVAAMFTTHSEIEGVNDDAIIGWVGGQDIPVLHDFYVGFEQGAKYINPDITILQSYAGTWIDPLKGKELTLAQYEQGADIVMNVASGTGTGILEAAKEAGKYAIGVDLNQDNDQPGHVVTSMVKRVDTACYSVIESVVEGNFKGDTTSYLEISNDGVDLTDFAVIKEHLGDKFPADIQDKVQELKDKIISGEIVVNNYEGFGKDAQ is encoded by the coding sequence ATGAAGAAACGTTTTTTGGCAATGACAATGGCGGCAGTGTTAGGATTAAGTCTGGTTGGGTGTGGCTCCAGCGGCACAGGAGCTAAGGCAGAGAGCAATGGAGGCAGCAGTCAGACTGCGGCGGAAGGCTCCGGCGAGGCGGCAGATTCTGAGGGCAAAAGTCCGATAAAGGTAGCGGTTGTTTACTCTGGTAATCTGGGTGACAAATCCTACAATGATTCCTGTAATGCCGGCGCACAGCAGGCAGCCAAGGATTTCGGGGTGGAGGTAAAGAATCTGGAAGGCACCACCGCAGACGAGTGGGAGGCCAACCTTCTGGCATGCTGCGAGGGCGGATATGATTTGGTCATCTGCTCTAACTCTAATTTCCAGGAATATCTTGAGAAATATAAAGACAGCTATCCGGACGTTAAATTTGCTATCATCGATACAACTGTAAAAGGGCCAAACGTGGTTTCCATCAGCTTTGCCCAGAATCAGGGTTCCTTTTTAGCCGGCGCAGTGGCAGCTATGTTCACAACCCACTCCGAGATTGAAGGTGTAAATGACGATGCCATTATAGGCTGGGTCGGAGGCCAGGATATTCCGGTGCTTCACGATTTCTATGTTGGATTTGAGCAGGGAGCAAAATATATAAATCCCGACATCACCATTCTTCAGTCTTATGCAGGAACATGGATTGATCCACTTAAGGGTAAGGAACTGACATTGGCTCAGTATGAACAGGGCGCTGACATTGTCATGAATGTGGCTTCCGGTACAGGTACAGGTATTCTGGAGGCAGCCAAGGAAGCTGGAAAATATGCCATTGGCGTTGATTTGAATCAGGATAACGACCAGCCGGGACATGTAGTGACATCTATGGTTAAACGAGTTGACACAGCCTGCTACAGCGTGATTGAGTCTGTAGTGGAGGGTAACTTCAAAGGAGACACCACCAGCTATCTGGAAATTTCCAACGATGGTGTGGACTTAACTGATTTCGCAGTCATTAAAGAGCATTTAGGCGATAAGTTCCCTGCAGATATCCAGGACAAGGTGCAGGAACTTAAAGACAAAATCATCTCTGGCGAGATTGTGGTAAATAACTACGAGGGATTCGGCAAGGACGCTCAGTAA
- a CDS encoding LacI family DNA-binding transcriptional regulator has translation MRTTIKDIAKYTGFSITTISLVLNGKAHKIPKATEEAILQAAKELNYRPNQLAVGLVKKQTKTLGLILSDIRNSFFANMAKSIEDECRRNGWNLILCNTNDLHEREMKYLQMLADKGVDGVLICMARENDSEKVEEMVALMDSLNIPFVLVDRFYPEVKGCSVIVDHDEGGYLAARHLLELGHTRIGCVGGPKDLADSNRRTQGYIRALMEKGVEFDPSLIFYGDYDLSSGVRGAEYLLKKDVTAIFAYNDMSAYGVFHYLKQQGISVPEDISLIGYDDIFFSEILSVPLTSIHQPVEEMGTEAVQQMIRIIRQKQKQDTKKNIMFQPYLVVRQSTAAPAGVMHK, from the coding sequence TTGCGAACAACAATTAAGGATATAGCGAAGTACACAGGTTTTTCTATTACCACCATATCATTGGTGCTGAATGGAAAGGCGCATAAGATTCCAAAGGCAACAGAGGAGGCGATTCTCCAGGCTGCGAAGGAGCTCAATTACCGGCCAAATCAATTAGCCGTGGGGCTGGTAAAGAAGCAGACAAAGACCCTGGGACTGATTTTATCTGACATCCGGAACAGCTTTTTTGCCAATATGGCTAAGTCCATTGAAGATGAATGCCGCAGAAACGGCTGGAATCTCATACTGTGCAATACCAATGACCTCCATGAGCGTGAGATGAAATATCTGCAGATGCTGGCTGACAAAGGTGTGGACGGGGTATTGATCTGCATGGCAAGGGAGAATGACAGTGAGAAAGTGGAGGAGATGGTGGCGCTGATGGATTCACTCAACATACCCTTTGTCCTTGTGGACCGCTTTTACCCTGAAGTCAAAGGCTGTTCCGTGATTGTGGACCATGATGAGGGAGGATATCTTGCTGCCAGGCATCTGCTGGAATTGGGCCATACCAGGATTGGATGCGTGGGCGGCCCAAAGGACCTGGCTGATTCCAACCGGAGGACCCAGGGCTATATACGGGCGCTGATGGAAAAAGGAGTGGAATTTGACCCGTCCCTCATATTTTATGGGGATTATGACCTGAGCAGCGGTGTGCGGGGGGCAGAATATCTGCTCAAAAAAGATGTTACAGCAATTTTTGCCTATAATGACATGTCGGCGTATGGAGTGTTTCACTATTTAAAGCAGCAGGGAATCTCTGTTCCGGAGGATATATCGCTGATTGGATATGACGATATCTTTTTTTCAGAGATATTGAGTGTGCCTCTCACATCAATTCATCAGCCGGTGGAGGAGATGGGAACAGAGGCGGTCCAGCAGATGATTCGGATTATCCGCCAGAAACAGAAACAGGACACAAAGAAAAATATTATGTTTCAGCCGTATTTGGTGGTAAGACAGAGTACGGCGGCTCCCGCAGGTGTAATGCACAAATAA
- a CDS encoding M20 family metallopeptidase, whose amino-acid sequence MMRPLKEVLEENKQSYIQRLMDLIAIDTHDLGHGIAGGLEKQGQEYMVKLFGDMGADIIRRDPMTEEAIEQCLAKYQEGNIGHNYDDRYNVYAVFKGDKDGRSLMFNGHIDTMPAGNENEWNTPPHTPTMKDGRLYGLGAADMKGGLMASVMAVQLLKDAGVKLPGDVHITSVCDEEGGGNGSMAAIMSGEKADGVVVCEPSSDELILAHMGFVFFKVEFEGKANHSGAKWKGVSAIDKALKVIRELEELEHKWLLTYKHPLLPAPNLNIGTIHGGSAGSTVPGHCYFETCIHYLPRQMSYDQIVEEFTDAVNRVADSDLWLRQHRPVITMYQAGGAFEQESDDSFVSCFMNGYEKALGRQVRLVGSPAGCDSRLWKNIAGCPTMQFGPGRLEECHAVNEYVEAESYLEAILVYAQLILEWCKANK is encoded by the coding sequence ATGATGAGGCCGCTGAAAGAAGTTTTGGAAGAAAATAAACAGTCATATATACAGCGTTTGATGGACCTTATTGCTATTGATACCCATGATTTGGGCCATGGGATAGCAGGGGGGCTGGAAAAGCAGGGGCAGGAGTATATGGTGAAATTGTTCGGGGATATGGGAGCGGATATCATCCGCCGGGATCCCATGACGGAGGAAGCCATTGAACAATGCCTGGCCAAATATCAGGAAGGGAACATTGGACATAATTACGATGACCGCTATAATGTGTATGCTGTTTTTAAAGGAGACAAGGACGGCAGGAGTTTGATGTTTAACGGCCATATAGATACCATGCCTGCGGGAAATGAAAATGAGTGGAATACGCCGCCGCACACGCCAACCATGAAGGACGGCAGGCTTTACGGCCTGGGCGCGGCTGATATGAAAGGCGGTCTTATGGCATCTGTTATGGCAGTACAACTGCTTAAGGATGCCGGGGTAAAGCTGCCGGGAGATGTACATATCACTTCCGTCTGCGACGAGGAAGGCGGAGGCAATGGTTCTATGGCGGCCATCATGTCGGGAGAAAAAGCCGATGGTGTGGTTGTCTGCGAGCCTTCTTCCGATGAATTGATACTGGCTCATATGGGATTTGTATTTTTTAAAGTGGAGTTTGAGGGAAAAGCCAATCATTCAGGTGCAAAGTGGAAGGGAGTCAGCGCAATTGATAAGGCCCTTAAGGTTATCCGGGAACTGGAGGAGCTGGAACACAAATGGCTCCTGACCTATAAACATCCCCTGCTTCCTGCTCCCAATCTGAATATAGGTACGATTCACGGCGGCAGCGCCGGGTCCACCGTGCCGGGACATTGTTATTTTGAGACATGCATCCATTATCTGCCCAGACAGATGAGCTATGACCAAATTGTAGAGGAGTTTACAGATGCGGTGAACCGGGTGGCGGACAGTGACTTATGGCTGCGCCAGCACAGGCCGGTGATAACCATGTATCAGGCCGGCGGGGCCTTTGAACAGGAATCCGACGACAGCTTTGTGTCCTGCTTTATGAATGGATACGAAAAAGCCCTTGGGAGGCAGGTGCGCCTGGTCGGTTCTCCGGCAGGCTGTGACTCAAGATTATGGAAGAACATCGCTGGCTGCCCCACCATGCAGTTTGGCCCCGGACGGTTGGAAGAGTGCCATGCTGTCAACGAATATGTGGAGGCGGAATCATATCTGGAAGCCATTCTTGTTTATGCCCAGCTTATACTGGAATGGTGTAAGGCAAACAAATAG
- a CDS encoding ABC transporter permease, with protein sequence MNPRVESVMKSLRRILLLALLALGIGAVFILLIHENPLEAYAALFKGAFVGKLKIGTTLANFTPLLLTSIAFAVAAKAGAFNVGVEGEVFLGGMAAAYVGIYCTWLPKPLLLAACFGAAVAAGAAWAWIPGFLKAYYGVSEVCTTILMNSVALYITSYLVSGPISAGVANPQSIPVNVTLPKLLKPSNANAGLFIAIITVIAVIWMLNKTTLGYKIRTVGTNPANAEYVGINPKKVFIRTMMLSGAIGGLAGCIEVLGTYGYFLNNFAANLGTNGMLASLIVKNNVVTTPFIAFFLAVLRSGALGMQQNTGVPKSIVDTITAIFIIVATMELLFQFNKKRKAKADAQ encoded by the coding sequence ATGAATCCAAGAGTAGAATCAGTGATGAAAAGCCTGAGGAGGATTTTACTGCTGGCTCTTCTGGCGCTGGGCATAGGAGCTGTTTTTATACTGCTGATTCATGAAAATCCACTGGAAGCATATGCGGCTTTGTTTAAGGGAGCTTTTGTGGGGAAGCTGAAGATTGGTACAACCCTGGCCAACTTTACCCCGCTGCTTTTGACGTCCATTGCATTTGCGGTGGCGGCTAAGGCAGGAGCCTTCAATGTAGGCGTTGAGGGCGAGGTGTTCTTAGGCGGTATGGCAGCTGCCTATGTGGGAATCTACTGCACATGGCTTCCAAAGCCTTTGCTGCTGGCGGCATGTTTTGGGGCTGCCGTTGCAGCAGGTGCTGCATGGGCATGGATTCCGGGATTTTTAAAGGCGTATTACGGCGTCAGTGAGGTGTGTACTACCATTCTGATGAACAGTGTGGCACTGTATATCACTTCCTATTTAGTAAGCGGACCAATCAGTGCAGGCGTTGCCAATCCCCAGTCCATACCGGTGAATGTGACGCTTCCCAAACTTTTGAAACCAAGTAATGCCAACGCGGGGCTGTTTATAGCTATTATAACGGTAATTGCTGTCATCTGGATGCTGAACAAAACAACGCTGGGCTATAAAATAAGAACCGTGGGAACCAATCCGGCCAATGCTGAGTATGTTGGAATCAATCCGAAGAAGGTGTTTATCCGTACCATGATGCTCAGCGGCGCCATTGGCGGCCTGGCAGGCTGTATCGAGGTGCTGGGTACATACGGATACTTCCTGAATAACTTTGCCGCGAACCTGGGAACAAACGGTATGCTGGCTTCCCTGATTGTAAAGAACAATGTGGTTACCACCCCGTTCATCGCGTTTTTCCTGGCAGTGCTGCGCTCCGGAGCTTTGGGTATGCAGCAGAATACCGGTGTTCCAAAATCCATTGTAGATACCATTACCGCTATCTTTATTATCGTGGCTACCATGGAATTGTTGTTCCAGTTTAACAAAAAACGCAAGGCAAAAGCAGATGCGCAGTAG
- a CDS encoding CBS domain-containing protein: MNILFFLTPKSDVAYISEDDTLRQALEKMEHHKYSAVPIVSRTGRYVGTLTEGDLLWGIKNQFNLDLKGAEKIPVTAIRRRCDNRPVKADADMEDLIGKALNQNFVPVLDDQKSFIGIITRKDIIKYFYQKCENAGERSKKCREQGGKEHKKTDLSAVVKLRSQEGVLV; the protein is encoded by the coding sequence ATGAACATACTGTTTTTCCTGACTCCTAAAAGTGACGTGGCGTATATAAGCGAGGATGATACGTTAAGGCAGGCTTTGGAGAAAATGGAGCACCACAAGTATTCCGCGGTACCGATTGTCAGCAGGACAGGGCGCTATGTGGGGACGCTGACGGAAGGTGATCTGTTATGGGGAATCAAGAACCAGTTCAACCTGGATCTGAAAGGGGCTGAGAAGATACCTGTCACAGCCATACGCCGCCGGTGTGACAACCGTCCGGTTAAGGCAGACGCAGATATGGAGGATCTGATCGGGAAGGCATTGAACCAGAATTTTGTTCCGGTACTGGATGATCAGAAGAGTTTCATTGGCATCATTACCAGAAAGGACATCATCAAGTATTTCTACCAGAAGTGCGAAAACGCCGGGGAACGTTCCAAGAAGTGTCGGGAACAGGGCGGAAAGGAACATAAAAAGACGGACCTGTCCGCAGTGGTAAAGCTGCGCAGCCAGGAGGGAGTCCTGGTGTAG
- a CDS encoding ABC transporter permease: MQFDKIFDISLIYATFRSATPIIYAALCAAITQQADILNIGTEGIMLTGAFTAVTVSYLTGSWVLGILISMVAGLLIAMIMAVGHIKYKAEICAIGMGINLFAIAFTKFMLNSMLGVSGSFTSPQIKGIPKVHIPFLDGVPVLDSLFNNWSVTEWFVIVLVFLMMFLFYKTVWGLRLRAVGQFPMAAETAGINVNAMKYQAIAISGLIGGLAGAHLSLGYSRLFTEGMTNSRGFMGVAAMYFGGAHPALTAVGCLIFGFTDSLGARIQAYGVPSQFVLLMPYVVTIAVLAVSMISKKKAQEKKKSSLVTIE, translated from the coding sequence ATGCAATTTGATAAGATTTTTGATATTTCATTAATATATGCGACGTTCCGTTCAGCTACGCCCATCATATATGCAGCTCTTTGTGCAGCCATTACCCAGCAGGCGGATATTCTTAATATTGGTACTGAGGGTATCATGCTTACAGGCGCGTTTACGGCTGTAACTGTTAGTTATCTGACTGGAAGCTGGGTTCTGGGAATCCTTATTTCAATGGTTGCAGGCCTTCTCATTGCCATGATTATGGCTGTGGGGCACATTAAGTACAAGGCAGAGATTTGTGCCATTGGTATGGGTATTAATCTGTTTGCCATTGCCTTTACCAAATTCATGCTCAATAGCATGCTTGGAGTAAGCGGCTCCTTTACCAGCCCGCAGATTAAAGGAATACCTAAGGTACATATACCGTTTTTAGACGGCGTGCCTGTTCTGGACAGCCTGTTTAACAACTGGAGTGTTACGGAATGGTTTGTTATCGTGCTGGTATTTCTTATGATGTTTCTTTTTTATAAGACAGTATGGGGACTGCGGCTGAGGGCAGTGGGACAGTTTCCCATGGCTGCAGAGACAGCGGGAATTAATGTAAATGCCATGAAATACCAGGCAATAGCCATATCCGGTCTGATTGGAGGGCTGGCAGGAGCTCATCTGTCCCTTGGATACAGCAGGCTTTTTACAGAGGGCATGACGAATTCCAGAGGATTTATGGGTGTGGCTGCCATGTATTTTGGAGGAGCCCATCCTGCACTTACAGCGGTCGGCTGTCTGATATTCGGATTTACGGATTCATTGGGAGCCCGTATACAGGCGTATGGTGTTCCATCCCAGTTTGTATTGCTGATGCCCTACGTGGTGACCATTGCTGTGCTGGCAGTTTCCATGATATCTAAGAAAAAAGCCCAGGAGAAGAAAAAGAGTTCGCTGGTTACGATTGAATAG
- a CDS encoding glutamine amidotransferase, translating into MSKKVLLAGESWMSYTTHVKGFDSFYTSVYETGEKWLKAALEEGGYEVTFMPNHLAGEEFPFTMEELKKYDAVILSDIGANTLLLPSATFMRSEKKPNRCNLIRDYVLDGGALMMVGGYLTFSGVDAKGKWHDTAVQEVLPVEVLTVDDRMEHCEGTTPVTVAEHEALNGIPREFPQVLGYNKTIAKPEAVVAAVVDDDPFIAFGEYGKGKSAVVTTDCAPHWAPPEFCEWEYYNRMWQGIMDWLTK; encoded by the coding sequence ATGAGTAAGAAAGTATTGTTGGCAGGAGAATCCTGGATGAGCTACACCACACATGTGAAAGGATTTGACAGTTTTTATACCTCTGTATATGAGACAGGAGAAAAGTGGCTGAAAGCAGCCCTGGAAGAGGGCGGCTATGAGGTTACCTTTATGCCCAACCATCTGGCAGGAGAGGAATTTCCATTTACAATGGAAGAATTAAAGAAATACGATGCGGTGATTCTTTCTGACATTGGAGCAAATACGCTTCTTCTTCCGTCAGCCACATTTATGAGAAGCGAGAAGAAACCAAACAGATGCAATCTGATTCGCGATTACGTGCTGGATGGGGGGGCCCTTATGATGGTGGGAGGCTACCTTACCTTTTCAGGCGTGGATGCAAAAGGAAAATGGCATGATACTGCGGTGCAGGAGGTTCTTCCGGTAGAGGTTCTTACCGTGGACGACCGTATGGAGCACTGCGAGGGAACTACGCCTGTGACGGTTGCTGAGCATGAAGCCCTGAACGGAATTCCCAGGGAATTCCCGCAGGTACTGGGATATAATAAGACCATTGCAAAGCCGGAAGCGGTCGTGGCCGCTGTGGTAGATGATGACCCGTTTATTGCCTTTGGAGAATATGGAAAGGGAAAGAGCGCTGTAGTAACCACGGACTGCGCCCCCCATTGGGCACCGCCGGAATTCTGTGAGTGGGAATATTATAACAGGATGTGGCAGGGAATCATGGACTGGCTGACAAAGTAA
- a CDS encoding helix-turn-helix domain-containing protein, producing the protein MFRIVLAKDCLIHTDKQMAQIVQEAGYANLSNFTRRFKSSENMTPGQYRYLYGDGKKI; encoded by the coding sequence GTGTTTCGTATTGTGCTGGCCAAGGATTGTCTGATTCATACAGATAAGCAGATGGCCCAGATTGTCCAGGAGGCAGGATATGCCAATCTGTCCAACTTTACAAGGAGGTTCAAGAGCTCAGAGAATATGACGCCGGGACAGTACAGGTATTTGTATGGTGATGGGAAGAAAATATAG
- a CDS encoding nucleoside hydrolase, producing the protein MDKRKIILDCDPGHDDAVAIMLAAKSPQIDLLGITVVAGNQTLEKTTANALNVCQYLGLDIPVYAGCGQPMIRDKQVIADDIHGETGLDGPVFAPLRKKAEDKHAVLYIIDTLMASDGDITLVPTGPLTNIAMAIRLEPRILPKIREIVLMGGCYQLGNVTPAAEFNILADADAAHVVFTCNRPITMVGLDVTRKVLCYPSVIERMEKIGTPPAMLFVDLMLFFGKSQKAVFGWEGGPLHDPLTIAYLIDPAVLTTKAMFTEIDIRSVQSYGRTNCDFFGYFKREPNSNVAVEVDVEKFWDIIEQGIRNYG; encoded by the coding sequence ATGGATAAGCGCAAGATTATTTTAGACTGTGATCCGGGCCATGACGACGCGGTTGCCATAATGCTGGCAGCTAAGAGCCCGCAAATTGATTTATTGGGCATCACGGTGGTTGCCGGAAACCAGACATTGGAGAAAACAACTGCCAATGCGCTGAATGTATGCCAATATCTGGGGCTGGATATTCCGGTGTACGCAGGATGCGGACAGCCCATGATACGGGATAAGCAGGTTATTGCGGATGACATACATGGAGAGACAGGACTTGACGGACCGGTATTTGCACCTCTCCGGAAAAAAGCGGAAGATAAACACGCGGTGCTGTATATAATAGATACGCTGATGGCATCGGACGGCGATATTACACTTGTACCCACAGGCCCTCTGACCAATATTGCCATGGCAATCCGCCTGGAACCGAGAATTCTTCCCAAGATTCGTGAGATTGTGCTTATGGGAGGCTGCTATCAGTTGGGAAATGTGACGCCTGCGGCAGAGTTTAATATTCTGGCGGACGCAGATGCGGCCCATGTGGTGTTCACATGCAATAGGCCCATAACCATGGTGGGACTGGATGTGACCAGAAAGGTACTGTGTTATCCGTCCGTGATTGAACGAATGGAAAAAATCGGCACGCCGCCGGCAATGCTGTTTGTGGATTTGATGCTGTTTTTCGGCAAGAGCCAAAAAGCTGTATTCGGATGGGAGGGAGGGCCTCTCCACGACCCTCTGACCATAGCATACCTGATAGACCCGGCCGTCCTTACTACGAAAGCAATGTTTACGGAAATAGACATCCGCAGCGTTCAAAGTTATGGCCGTACGAATTGTGACTTCTTCGGATATTTCAAGAGGGAGCCCAACAGCAATGTGGCAGTGGAAGTGGATGTGGAAAAGTTCTGGGATATCATTGAACAGGGAATCCGCAATTACGGTTAA
- a CDS encoding M20 family metallopeptidase, whose product MGTEKRTEKRTEEQRRAEALALLKHILDIPSVNGKDREQETAVYLAEYLKRKGMETRVQLIDEHHGNVIGVLKGKTEETILFNGHLDTVPYGDINEWNTNPAVCTEQDGRLYARGASDMKSGLAVMAFVLGELAESGCVPQKTIVFAGTCDEERGGLGAKEIIKEYPDLFPELLLIGEPTSCQAGVAQKGCIWLKLSVSGKTSHGAEPWQGINALEQGFGLLADLREELKREEHPVLGRSTLQITMAEGGIAPNMTPDRAKFLADIRIVPPLNEKEVLNRLECLMQKRCEVYNGGLAFVPEITNYRMPAETGPENQWLHRLKGFIGDDAGETGINYFTDASILLTAWPDSPALLFGPGEPQMCHKPNEYVEISKYLEAIRVMEKFCWYIAK is encoded by the coding sequence ATGGGAACAGAGAAAAGAACAGAGAAAAGGACAGAGGAACAGAGGAGAGCGGAGGCTCTGGCGTTGTTGAAGCACATACTGGATATACCCAGTGTCAACGGAAAGGACAGGGAACAGGAGACAGCTGTTTATCTGGCAGAATATTTAAAAAGAAAGGGTATGGAAACAAGGGTTCAGCTGATAGATGAGCATCACGGAAACGTGATTGGCGTGCTCAAAGGAAAAACAGAGGAGACCATACTTTTTAACGGACATCTGGATACGGTTCCATATGGGGATATAAACGAATGGAATACCAATCCGGCTGTGTGTACAGAACAGGACGGGCGCCTTTATGCAAGAGGAGCCAGTGATATGAAAAGCGGATTGGCAGTCATGGCTTTTGTTCTGGGAGAGCTGGCTGAGAGCGGATGCGTCCCGCAGAAGACGATTGTTTTTGCGGGAACCTGCGATGAGGAACGCGGCGGTTTGGGCGCAAAGGAAATCATAAAGGAATACCCGGATTTATTTCCAGAGCTGCTCCTGATTGGAGAGCCTACTTCATGTCAGGCTGGTGTGGCTCAGAAAGGATGTATCTGGTTAAAGCTGTCTGTTTCAGGCAAGACAAGCCATGGAGCAGAACCCTGGCAGGGAATCAATGCCCTGGAGCAGGGCTTCGGCCTGCTTGCGGATTTGAGAGAGGAGCTTAAGAGGGAGGAGCATCCTGTGCTGGGACGCAGTACGCTCCAGATTACCATGGCGGAGGGAGGAATTGCCCCCAATATGACGCCGGACAGGGCCAAATTCCTGGCTGATATCCGGATTGTACCGCCCTTGAATGAAAAGGAGGTTCTGAACCGGTTGGAATGCCTTATGCAAAAGCGGTGTGAAGTTTATAACGGGGGCCTGGCCTTTGTGCCTGAGATAACAAATTACAGGATGCCGGCAGAGACAGGCCCGGAAAACCAGTGGCTTCACAGGCTGAAAGGATTCATAGGCGATGATGCAGGGGAGACCGGTATCAACTATTTTACAGACGCCTCCATTCTCCTCACAGCCTGGCCGGACAGTCCGGCGCTTCTCTTTGGTCCGGGAGAGCCTCAGATGTGTCATAAGCCCAATGAATATGTGGAGATATCCAAGTATTTGGAGGCAATTCGGGTCATGGAAAAATTTTGCTGGTACATTGCTAAATAA
- a CDS encoding ABC transporter ATP-binding protein: protein MNMSSCPGFYEIFRGKDSGKRVTGMNGYVVEMNSIRKSFGSVQAVKDGQFNLKKGEIHSLIGENGTGKSTMMKLLYGLYDFDGGDIKIKGENISHITPKIAIEKGIGMVHQEFMLVNELTVLENIILGFEPRKGCTIDFEKAKNTVQHYIDQYGMDIQMSKKINQISVGEAQRVEIIKILTRGADIIILDEPTAVLTPQETRRLFEILENLRKDGKSIVFISHKLNEVMEISDRITVMRQGCFIGTVDKQDTSPSDLARMMIGREVFLDIKKEKADIGDVVLEVRDLWTSGEKEISKIRGVSMEVRAGEIVGIAGIDGNGQSEFIEAITGLRKVEKGCVILGGTEITNFSPRKSREAGLAHIPEDRNTRGLNRTMTIRENLVAVQEDKAPFARGIMVNDSASYPFAKEMAEKFDIRPRDTEIPASSLSGGNAQKVVVAREVSIGGKLLVASQPTRGVDIGAIESIRTILQDVKKKGLGVLLVSADLEEIMSLSDRIVVMYEGRITGRMMAEEADEEKLGLLMMGGHDMEGCGIQEQEGGRQ from the coding sequence ATGAATATGTCTTCCTGCCCTGGGTTTTATGAAATCTTTAGAGGCAAAGATTCAGGGAAAAGGGTGACCGGAATGAACGGATATGTAGTGGAAATGAATAGTATCAGGAAATCATTTGGCTCCGTACAGGCGGTAAAAGATGGGCAGTTCAACTTGAAGAAGGGTGAAATACACTCCCTGATTGGTGAAAATGGAACAGGAAAATCCACCATGATGAAACTGCTGTACGGACTATATGATTTTGACGGGGGAGATATAAAAATCAAAGGTGAGAATATAAGCCACATCACCCCCAAGATTGCCATAGAAAAAGGAATAGGCATGGTGCACCAGGAATTCATGCTGGTCAACGAGCTTACGGTACTGGAGAATATTATTCTGGGATTTGAGCCCAGGAAGGGATGCACCATAGATTTTGAAAAAGCAAAAAATACAGTGCAGCACTATATAGACCAGTACGGCATGGATATACAAATGAGTAAGAAAATAAATCAGATTTCCGTGGGAGAAGCCCAGAGAGTGGAGATTATTAAAATATTGACCAGAGGAGCAGATATAATCATACTGGATGAACCGACAGCGGTGCTGACGCCTCAGGAAACCCGCAGGCTTTTTGAGATTCTGGAGAATTTGAGGAAGGACGGCAAGTCCATTGTTTTCATTTCACATAAACTCAATGAGGTAATGGAGATATCGGACCGTATTACGGTAATGAGGCAGGGATGTTTTATCGGTACCGTAGATAAACAGGATACGTCCCCTTCGGATTTGGCCAGGATGATGATAGGAAGGGAAGTTTTCCTGGACATAAAAAAGGAGAAGGCTGATATCGGTGATGTGGTCCTGGAGGTCAGAGATTTGTGGACATCGGGGGAAAAAGAGATATCCAAGATACGCGGTGTCTCCATGGAAGTCAGGGCAGGAGAAATCGTGGGAATTGCCGGTATTGATGGGAATGGACAGAGTGAGTTTATAGAGGCTATAACCGGATTGAGAAAGGTGGAGAAGGGATGTGTTATTCTGGGAGGAACGGAAATCACTAATTTTTCTCCAAGGAAATCCAGGGAAGCCGGACTTGCCCATATTCCTGAAGACCGAAATACCAGAGGTTTAAACCGTACCATGACAATACGGGAGAACCTGGTGGCGGTTCAGGAGGACAAAGCGCCCTTTGCCAGGGGAATCATGGTAAATGATTCTGCCTCCTACCCATTTGCGAAAGAGATGGCCGAAAAATTCGATATACGTCCCAGGGATACTGAGATTCCCGCATCCTCACTTTCGGGAGGAAATGCCCAGAAGGTAGTGGTGGCGAGAGAGGTTTCCATAGGCGGAAAACTTCTGGTGGCATCCCAGCCTACAAGAGGTGTTGATATAGGCGCTATTGAATCAATCCGCACTATTTTGCAGGATGTCAAGAAAAAGGGCCTGGGAGTGCTTCTGGTATCTGCGGACCTGGAGGAAATCATGTCTTTGTCTGACCGTATTGTGGTTATGTATGAGGGCAGGATTACAGGGCGCATGATGGCGGAGGAAGCAGATGAAGAAAAGCTGGGGCTTCTGATGATGGGCGGCCATGATATGGAAGGCTGCGGTATCCAGGAGCAGGAAGGAGGCAGACAATGA